Proteins co-encoded in one Papaver somniferum cultivar HN1 chromosome 5, ASM357369v1, whole genome shotgun sequence genomic window:
- the LOC113278103 gene encoding AT-hook motif nuclear-localized protein 25-like, whose product MEGSSKPSQGSQYVNRQLITPVKLPQRSQQPPSQTLFKMSSPTDDGDEENQHTDLDIVTSSGGGGSSSRRPRGRPPGSKNKPKPPIIITRDSPNSLRSHILEITAGADIIESMSSYARRRGRGVCVLSGSGTVVNVTLRQPATTSPPGSVVTLNGRFEILSLTGTVLPPPAPPGSGGLTIFLAGGQGQVVGGSVMSPLVASGTVVLMAASFANATYERLPLEEEEDEEKVKKESPEKSVQPTASQSSDITGSGCGGGGGVSFQNLGGNYQFPTSDLFGWGTTGGGGGKGHGNGNGNAVRPNF is encoded by the coding sequence ATGGAGGGTTCATCAAAACCAAGCCAAGGTTCTCAGTATGTAAACCGACAGCTTATTACACCAGTGAAACTACCTCAAAGATCACAACAACCACCGAGCCAAACCCTTTTCAAAATGAGCTCCCCTactgatgatggtgatgaagaaaatCAACATACTGACTTAGATATTGTAACAAGTTCAGGAGGTGGAGGATCCAGTAGCCGTCGTCCTAGAGGAAGACCACCAGGCTCAAAAAACAAACCCAAACCGCCTATAATTATTACCCGTGATAGTCCCAATTCTCTTCGATCACATATTTTAGAAATTACTGCTGGAGCTGATATCATTGAGAGTATGTCGAGTTATGCTAGACGAAGAGGTCGAGGGGTTTGTGTTCTCAGTGGTAGTGGAACAGTTGTTAATGTAACTCTGAGGCAACCAGCAACCACGTCTCCACCGGGAAGTGTTGTTACGTTGAATGGAAGGTTTGAGATATTGTCTTTAACTGGTACGGTGCTTCCTCCTCCTGCACCACCTGGTTCCGGTGGATTGACAATATTTCTGGCAGGTGGGCAAGGGCAGGTGGTGGGAGGTAGTGTTATGTCACCACTGGTAGCTTCAGGAACGGTTGTTTTGATGGCGGCGTCGTTTGCTAATGCAACGTATGAGAGATTGCCGTTggaagaggaagaggatgaagaaaaggtgaagaaggaatcacctgagaaATCTGTTCAACCAACCGCATCACAATCGTCTGATATTACTGGAAGTGGttgcggcggcggtggtggagtCTCATTTCAAAATTTGGGAGGGAATTATCAGTTTCCAACAAGTGATCTTTTTGGATGGGGTACtactggcggtggtggtggtaagggTCATGGCAACGGAAATGGTAATGCTGTTAGACCTAACTTTTGA